From Impatiens glandulifera chromosome 7, dImpGla2.1, whole genome shotgun sequence:
ataatcttttttggGTTGAATTCATTAAttggttgatgatttttcttttaaaggATGTAACTTTTTCAACAATTGTTGATAAATACATAATTGTTGTAATTAAGATCCTAATTTTTATGCTTCATTTGtaaattgtaatttatatttagataaGATCATTATCTTTAATGAAAAACGAGTTTTCGCCAAATATTGACCCAAAACCCATTGATTCAATTAGAAGactagaaattatatatatatattattgtagcCATTCAACTTAATTTGTAAAAGGCATCTCCATATCTAGCTTTGTTTAGAATATAATTAACCACTTTCCTTTTTAGCCTGAATTGTACGTTCAATAATGGAAACCCtgacttattttttttgtatccACTAAACAAGGAAAGAAACACCTATGAGTTTCCATATGAAAGCAACACCAAAAGGAGGTTCCTATGATTTtgttttcataataaaaaatcgttataagaaaaaaaatattgaaccTGACGTGAATCGAACACGCAACCTTCTGATCTGGAGTCAGACGCGCTACCATTGCGCCACAGATCCTATTTGTgttaatataaaacataaataatacttatcaatataaaatataatgtttatcaacttttttttgttttaaaaataaataagatatagaAAATGTTTACAATAATTCACATGATGgctattttgattttattttttccttgttattttaattttacatcattttttttttcaataataaagaGACAAGTTAATTATTACCCAAGTAAAGATGCACATTTTAATTCTCAATTGTATATTTTAGTGTTTAAGCTTGTCACATTTTTCATTATATgctatgatttttttattaaacaaaaaggAAATATATAAGCTTTTAATATTTTCACCTACTATATATTCTTAATACCCCATCAAACACAgtgtgatattatatatatatatatatatatatatatatatatatatatatatatatatatatatatatatatatatatatcaaatttcttTCTCATATCTTCTTCTACAGTCGAACCAAAATATGAATGATAGAATGCAAAAGaagcaaaaaaacaaaatgacaaAACTAATGTTTacatattgattatttttcttTGGGGATAAAAGCAagcctattttttattttattttacttaaataatacaattatcttttaaaaaaagagaacttcatgtataaaaaaaaaggacTTTCTATCCaacaaacatatttaaatattgaacaacaaaatttgaatagatttcaaataactttgtGACGCCTTTACATGGAAAGAACTATACAAATtctttagtataattttttttccaagaAGAAAATTAAGAGTAGCTGGTACATACAATGTATAAAATCCACGTTCGACTTCAATTGGGCCGACGACGACTATGGATCAAGACTAGAAAGAAATGGAGCTTGTGGGGCTGTGTTTGGTGTCCTTTGGTTCTCATCTGTCCCCGGTCTCACAAGCTCTGATAACTTGATTCTTTCATTTGTAATTCGATTCTGCatcattaacaaaatttaaagacTGTCTGTCATAAATGTTCAATTGAAACAAGATGACGAACCATCAAATCTCATCCTCAAATAAATACTTCACCAATCTACAactaatatcaataataataatgctttgTCACCTTGAATTTAACATCTTCTAACTCCCTATCGAGTGAAGAGACCCGGTTCATTAGTTGCTGGAGTGCTTCTTCAGCCAGAGGAATGCTCACATCAGATATCGATATTGTCATCCCTGCAGCCTGTTAAATTGAGAATTCAAACAAGTCCGTATGAGAGGCTGTACACTACTAGAAATGAGAAGGgaaaaataaaggaaaacaTACCTTAAGAACACTTGTACACAAACCAACCAACTTCTGAGCAAGTTCAAGCCTCTCCTCTTCAGTTTCCTGTTGCACATTCACAAGCTGTTAGCCTAGGCCAAAGTATCTGAAAATCCGACAGAACagaggtttttttttatttaaatttatatatttgttgtcTTTTACTAACCTTCAACATGTTACTCAATCTTTGCTCCTCGTCATAATCAATATGGGGGCTCTTTCCATTCATCTCACGATAATGAGCGAGCTCATCTCTTGCACGAGAAAGGATAGACTCAGTGCGCCTTAGTTTTATGCAAAATTCATCGTTCTGGCTTCTCAAGATATTGTTTTCTTCCTGTCAAATTTTGTCAGATGATTTAATAAGTATATAGGAAGCAAAGCTTAGAAGTTGTAATGGCATTAAGGATTGAAGCAAATGCATCTGATATATGGTGACCTTAATTTTAGCATGATGATGAATCCTTTGCTGCAGATTTTGCTGCCCAGATAATTTATACACTTGATCTTCAAGCTCTGAAATCTTCTTTTTGTGATTTGCATTCTCCATCTGCAACAAAGAAGATAACCCTGATTAAGAAATCATATATATCTTCCCAAAAGGTCATAAGATCACAGCAAAAAATACTAAACTATTTTAACCTTGAAAATTCCATTTTCTGCTGACAATAACCGATCTCGCTGATGAAGTTTTTCCAATGCAACCTGTGCCGCTACCAACTCAGCCTGTTTCCTATCAATTTCCTCTAGCCATCTACATGAAGTCCTCAAACCTAATTAGGCATGCTAGTAAACCTAACTGAATAAAAGCATGGTAGATCATTGTAGTATTTGATGTGTACCCCTTCCTCTCCTCAACAAATTCGTTGAGCTGCTGCCTTAACTTGATGACCTCTGGCTCCTgcaatcaaaattatatttaggagaaaagaaaacataatatTCTTTCAACTTCCAAATTATGTAATTGAAAAACTGCAACTATACCTGAGTTTCAATGCTGTGAAGTAGCGACTTCTCAGCAATTTTTTGCACTTGTTGTTGATCCATCAATGACTGAGATTAACAAAGATAAACAAAATAGACATTAAACCCTAAAAAGTGGAAGCTATTTCATTCAAACATGCAATGCGAGCAGAAACTTTATTTTGTGCCTCTAAGACAAACTACTGTCAACAAGAAATATATGAACTCCAAACAAGAAATATATGAACTCCAAACTTTACCGCATAATTAGTCATGTCCAGTTTTATTCCTAGCAAGTCACGAATAACATCATGTGTCATGCTTTCAGTAGAGGCTAATTTTGCTTTCAGCGTGAAGATCTGAGGATAAgacaaaaaaattgaattgaaaactATCTTTACAAAATCAGTCCGAGTGATTAGTAAAAGCAGAAAGTGCACCAACATTACCTCTTTTTGTCTTGATGCAGCTAAGGCTTCAAGTTCTTCAATACGAAATCTTCCAGCTGTGAGTTCCTCATGATTCTCAGATTTCACTTGTTGTGCTAACCCAAGTCCTATGCATTTAAAAGGGGAACCAGAACCCTTAGGTTTGGATCCATTTTTTTCCAATTTGCTTGATGATGGGACATTTGTTAGAGACAGAGATTGGCCTTGAGTTTTTACTTGCTCAGCCATCTCTTCCAATGCTTTAAACTGTTTGAAGTTCAAAATCACACTTCAGAAAAAGTTCTGATATCAAGTGCATATTTCTCTCAGTCATAAGATGTGAAGCATTGCTAAGGTTACCTTTTGCTTATATTCAAGAGCTTGTGCCTCGGCATGTAAATTTAACTCGGCAATATGAGTCTTGAACTGAGCTATCTGTTGAGAAACAAAACAACACaaggaaaattaaaaaaaacatagtgCTCAAACTACTACCCTGGGAAAAACATAAGTAAACTCAATTGCCCGATATTAACAAGGACACAAAGCTAGAATTTCACCTCTGAATCCTTGCTGGCAATCTCTTTTTCATGAACTTGCATGCGATGAATGGCTTCTTGAAGTTTGTTCTCTTTTACGTCAAGATGCCTGAATATAGAGAACAGAATAATTAACTTAACTACATGTTTCTTCAGATATCTACATCAGCTACATGATGAATATCAACCTTTTTATGTCAGTATCATTACTGCTGATATTGTTCATCTGCTGCTTTATGACATGAAGCTCCATTTCAAGTTCTTCTCTCTCTAGTGTTTGTCGTTCAGCTTCTCCTTTAACAATGTCAACCTGTAAAAGCACAAAGTGCATCAGAAcatgaaagaaaacaaaatgataAAGCTCGCCCAACTAAAtgtcaagctcttcaaataatcaCCTTGGTCTCGAgcacattaataatatattccaGCTCTTCCACAGACTTCTCTAACAGCTTtacctccttctccttctcttcaGCATATTGCTTCATAGTTTCAGCAGTCTAAAACAAACAGAGGATATATGAGGGAGAAGATAAAAGTTTATGTACGGCTAGTAAAACAGGTTCATATGCAAGTTTGTATACCTGGTGTGCTTCTGTAGCAATTGTTTTGTTTTCCTCAGCAAGAGCTTCTGTTGTTTCCAACTTCTCCTTCATAATGAGGAGTTCAGCTTGGAGGTCATCTCGCTGAGTAGAAACTGAATTCAAAGTGGCCTTCAAGGATTCAACTGAATAATTCAATTCGCCAATGGTGGCACTCACTTCAATTACCTGCCTTTCTAAACTTTCATTTACTTTCTCAATCTCAAACAACTCCTCCTCAGTGGAAATTTTCACTTGTAAGGCATGTGAAATTTCGGATGTCAATTCATGATTTTTAACCGAGAGCAAATTTGATGAGTTACTTAGATGTGCTATTTCCAACTGAAGACTGCAAATGATTCCCAACTTTTCCTCCAGTTGATTTTCAAGCACTTGACCGTTAGCAACAGCACCATCCAATTTGTATGTCACATTTATAAGTTCACCCTCTAAAACGTGTAATGAATCCGTCAATTcttttatttcatctttttgGTCCTTCGCATTAGATGCAGACTCCTGCAACAAGCTCAGATCAAATAGCAATCCTTTCAGAATTTCATCTTTCCTGGACAGCTCAGTTTCATGAAACAGATTTTCGGATATAAGCTTATCAGCAAGTTTCTCCAAACAGTCCAGCTCTTTCGTAAACACGGATGTCATTTCCAATTCTTTGTCTACTTCCTTGAAAATTTTCTCCAGTACAGTACTTTCATCAGTCAAAAGATTAAATACCTGGTCACACAACATACTCATGTTCTCAACAGAGTTGACACAATGCAATAATTTTGAGTTCAACGGAGCATTTAACTCATAACTACTCTTTCTTTGAGACAAAAGTTTACTTCTCAAGGAAGTGTTCTGCTCCTTCAAATCATAAAATCTGTCAATGTGTTTTTGCAAATCTTTGGTTTTTGAGGACAATTTGTTTTGAGCAACAGACTGAGATAACTGAACAGTTTTCATTTCAGCATTTACTTTGTCATGATCATTCTGTAAATTTATCGAGTGTATGATATCAAAAATTGATGCCAATTGTGACCTCTTCTCCTCCAGATCTTGAAGAGCAGACTCATGAACAGCTTCCAATTCTCGAATGCTTTCAGAAGAATTTTCAAGAGCGGTTCCCCTTGCCTTTATCtcatatattaaattttctcGAACAGCTTCCAGTTCTTGAACCTTCAATGACAAGCCCACATTCGTTTCCAAAACCTCATTGAGTTTTCTTTTCATGTTATCATTTGAAGCAACAGAATCCTTCAACACTTGAACATCTTGATTAAGAGCTTCGTTTGTCTTTCTCATCTCTGAAATTACAAAACTGTTTTGGCTAATCATCAAGTTCAATCCTTGCCTCTCTCTCTGTGCTTCATCAAACTCTTTCTGTAAAACATTATGCTCATCTTTCTTGTCCAACAAGATGTGTTCTTTCACTGTTGAATCTACTTCAAGGAGAACCATCTCCCTCTTCAGGTCCTCAAGAGCAGTTTCCCTTGCCTTTATCTCATATGTTAAATCTTCACGAACAACTTCCAGTTTCTGAACCTCCAATGACAATCTCACATTCGTTTCCAGaacctcattgagtttgtttttcAAGTTATCATTTGAAGCCACAGAATCCTTCAACACTTGCACATCTTGATTAAGAGCTTCATTCCTTTTTCTCATCTCTGAAATTTCAAAATTGTTTTGGCTAATCTTTAAATTCAGTTTGTGCCTCTCATGCTGTGCTTCATCAAACTCTTTCTGTAAAATATGATGTTCATCTTCCTTGTCCAGCCAGATGTGTTCTTTCATTGCTGCATATACAGACAAGAGAACCATCTCACTCTTCAGGTCCTCAAGACCAGTTTCCCTTGCCTTTATCtcatatattaaattttcacgAACAGCTTCCAGTTCCTGAACTTCAAATGACAACCTCACATTCGTTTCCAAAACCTCATTGAGTTTGCTTTTTAAGTTATCATTTGAAGCCACAGAATCCTTCAATACTTGAACATCTTGATTAAGAGCTTTATTCCTCTTTCTCATCTCTGAAAGTTCAAAATTGTTTTCGCTAATCATCAAATTCAGTCTTTGTCTCTCACTCTGTGCTTCATCAAACTCTTTCTGTAAAACATTATGTTTGTCTTCCTTGTCCAACAAGATGTGTTCTTTCACTGCTGCATCTACTTCCAGAAGAACCATCTCCCTCTTCAGGTCCTCAAATATTGTTGCAGAACATATACTTTTTGCTTCTGCATTAGCTTTTTGATAAGCCATCTGTTCAATCTCTGACATTAGGATCAGAGACTCAAGGTCATTCATGCAAAGGCTTAGCAACAAATTCTCCTCCTGAAGTTTCAACTCCTCCTCTTGACCCTTCAATAACTTCTCCTGATCTGATAGAGAAGCCCGAATGACAGAGTTGCTAAGGTCTAACTCTTTTATTAGAAAGGAGAGCTCAGATCCCATGTATTTAGATCTATGCAACATCAACTCCTCTTGAGACTGCAGATCTGATATCTTCTTCTCAAAGCTGTCTAGCGTCATTTTCAGTTCACTAGTTTCATCTTCCTTAATAGTTATGCGGTCAAAACCTTTCTTTATATCAGCTAATAGTTTCCCCTTTAGGGTTCTACACATCTCAAGCTCATCTCTTGATTTAGAATTATGCTCCCTCAGTTCAGATATGACGGAGTTTGATTCAGCAAGCCCATTATCGAGTAGACCATTCTCTGCGTTCAACCCAGTTACTGTTTCCAACAGTATTCCCATATGGCAAAGATGTAGGACAGAAACGGCAGAATCCTTCACAATAATCTCTGACCAAACATCTTCAATCCATGTATGCATCAACTTCATTGACTCTTTAAATTGAGATTTCAAGCATAGGATATCATTAGCTACAGGTGCATAATCTTCCATGAAAGACTTCATAATACAGGATATGATACAATCCAGCTCAACAACCACCTTCTTCAATTCTTCTAAATCTGAAGCATATTGTTCCTTGAGGACTTGATATTTCCCATCTTTTAGATGGCAGGAAGATTTCAAGCTTTGCACCTCTTCAGAAAGGGCATTATTCTCTTTGGTCAAGGTGCTCtccatcttcttcatctcttcaaCTTTGAGCTTCACAGTTTCATTTGCTATCATCAACCCATTAATCACAATGTCTGCTTCTTTCATAGTATCCTGAGCCTCTTCAAATTTAGCAAGAATACAAGAAGATTCAAAATTTCTCTGCTCTGCCTCTACCTTTGCATCACAAAGTTCAAACTCTAGTAACTGTACAGAGGGAAAACGGCTGTTAGCTTAAAGACATGAAAATGTATAGTTAAACTTCATAACCATTCTTAAGATCATAATATTAGTAAATAGTTTTTTTgtttggaatttttttaatgtagagagatagatgattttgatatattattctcataatagATATACAAGTTTAACAGCTAATTTTTtcaattagaataaataagaatcctaaaatatcacaattaatttattataatttcttcatttaagatttaaaattcttaaaacatctcaaataatttattctaacatatatatatatatatatttataatttagagACTAAAATAAATCTAGTTTACCATTTTCACACTCTCCTCAAACAAGACAACATATTTTAAACCAATGACTATGAGACATGTGAATGACTTAATTGAGCCCAAACAAAGGTGCTTAGAAGTACTCGATTCAACTTAAAAATGAGTAGCTTTAAGGACAATTGTCAAAAGAAGGTCGATGTCAAAAAGAGACTCCGGGGAGTGTCTGTGGAGTGGTGTACACTAGATTGACACAGTCGGGGCAGAAGTGTTGCACAGAGATAAAATCAATAGAGGTAAAAACAAGGTTGATAGGACTATTAGAGCCCTCCACCAATGGCTACTCTGGCCATGGTAGAAGTAACAGAAGACAGTGGTCAGTTTACTCAAGAACAAAAACTATGCTATGATACTATGTGAAAAAATTTAATTCAGAGAGAGATAGATacttttgatatattattttcataataggTTATATCTATTTATACAAGTTTAGGAGCTATTTTTCTCAATTAGGATAATTCAGTATTCCTATAATATCAAAACTAATAATCTCttcaattaatgaaaattaaaattcataaaatatttcaattaatttatttaagagaGGAATAAATTAgagactaaaataaaataaatatagttggACTATTTCTACAGTTTTCAAATTAGAAACATTCACCTCTCTTTCACGGCACCAACAACAGCTAGTTTCTTGCACAAGTTCTTGAATTGCCTTCAACTTATGATCCAAAGATGTAACTTTTTGTCCAGTTTGCTGCTCATAGTTATCCACGGTTGCCTCAAAGGAAAGTAACTGGGAATGAAGACATTTAATTTTCTCCCTACTCTGTTTTTCAGACATCAAAGCCTCATCTTTCTCTTGACGCAGCTTGGTCATCTCAGCTTTTACTTCTTTTAAGCTTCCAAGAGCATATTCTATTTCTTTTCTCAAAAGAATAATAGTAGCATCTCTGTAGGTACGATCTTTCCCAATGATCTGATCAACTGGGGCTCTTTGTTCATATGTACTCTCAGGAATATTCCTATGCACCTCCAAAGAAGAATCTAGAACATCTGCTTTCACATCCTCAATGTCAAGTATGTTGTTCTCCagtttcatttgattttttgcCTGCAACAACAGTTAGCTTAGAAATTTATGAAGGCATTAATGTTTCAGAACATATAGATGGAAAATGTCTACAGAGGAAGGCAGGAAGCAAGTGAGTTAGTTAGTTTACCTgtgaatcaaatattagattGCTGGTCATAGGAAAAGGGTTTCCTTTGAAGTTGTCATCATCTTGACCATTAACAATCTCAGTTGAAATATTCATGCAAGACTTGAGTTCTGAAACACCGTTTTGTAGTTCAGTAACCTTCTCGCCCATTTTCAAAATGCCCTCTTTTTGAATATCTTCCAGCTTCTGTTCCATAGTGCCAGCGTGCTTTTTCTCCATAGCAAGCTGCAATCTTAGATCAACAGAAGTTTCCTCCAAGTGACTTAACTCACTACTTAGAGAGAGAACCTGCTTTTGTGCTTCGATTACTTCAGCAGCTTGTTCATGAATAAATGCATCCTTCAGCTTTAATTCATCCGAATACATGGAGTTCACCTCAGAGAGTCGGTTCACTATCACAAAAGCAACAAGGGCACATTTGGACACTTTTTGCAGTTGCTCTGTCTTCTGCATGAACTGATTCTCTAGTATTGCACTTGTAGATACTTTTGAGCTAAGTTGAGACTTCAGGAACATAATTTCTTTCTCCTTTGTCATGCAATCTTGCTGATGTGCTTCAGTTATTACAAGAGTTGCCCCTCTCAAAGACCTCAGCATGCTTTCCATATCATTTCTTTTCTCGTTAACatcatttaaacaaattttgagATCTTCAATCCGTAAATCTCTTTCAGCAACCACTTTCTGGATATTGCAGACTTGCTCAGATATCCAGGCCCTCTTCTGTGGCAATGAACTAGAAATTATGTCAATCTGGTGAGAAGCATCATCTAGCATCGTGTGCCCATCAACAAGATCAGTTTCAATTTCTTTGATCAATAACTCCCAGTGTTCAGATAATGCTCTCAATTCTTCATCCTTTCGTTGTAGCTCTTCATTTAATCTTTCGTTATCTTGGGCCATAAGAGATGATTTCTCATGTAGCTCCTCCAAATCAGCTTGCAGATGCATCAACTTGTCTTTGGACTCTGTCTCCTCTTGATTATTGAGATTGACTTGCTGCTGAAGAATGTTGAGTTCATCTTGCAAGGATACTATCACCTCTGCAGTTTCGGCTTCAGCTTGCCTACGGACCTCAtccatttcttcttcattaCATGCTTGTAATGAACGATCTTTTTGGTACCAAATATTAATCCTTTTGGCCTTTTCAAGAGACTCTTGCATCTTCTTTAGTTTTGTTTGTAAAGGGGAATCTGTGCCCTCTAAATGATTGGAAGACATGGGATCGCTTGCATCATTACATGGTATTTTCTCCTTCAATGAAGAGATTTCAAGATCGCTGTCTTTTAACAGACGTGCATACAGATTGTTTTTATTCCTAAGATCTTCAATTTCATGGATTGAGAGAAGCTGTTGGGACTCAAGTGCTTCAATAACAGTTGTTGCATCCTTATGTTCTGCTTTTACATTTTCATACTGTTCAGTCATCAATAAAAGCTTCCTATTTACCAACTCAAGATCCCTGTGAAaatccttttccttttcctccATTTCAACATAAGACGATCTTTCTTCTCTAAGAACAATCTTTAGAATATCAAGTTCTAGTTGCAAGTCCACTAGTTCTTCCGAGTGTTGTGCAATAGTTTCATGCCACATCATTCTATCATTGTTTCCAACTTCTTTGAGATATTGGCTGTCAGGACATTTAGCTTCAATTATTGGCTCCTGAAAGTCATGAATTGTTACAAGAAgattaataaatacttaaatacATTACTACAATTGTAGAACCTTATGAAAACCAGCATCTGAGTCATCTCGAATTCATCATTTTTCAATCGCACTACTGGGTGGCTGAAAACAATATTGAGTCCCCGTCTAACCAATTATTCATTTTCATTACTGATTTCTCAGTcattttattcttcacaaatggTGGTTcatgaaatattaaacaaaaatcaccTTTATGACTTCAGTACTGCAATCAGGAGCAGATTCAAGACCATTCAGAGAGCCACGCAACTCATTAACTTCACTGCATAGGATAGAAAAATAATAGTGCTTTCATTACAGAGAAGTCACAGAGAGCAGAAAACAACCTTGAAGAAGAAGTGATATTATTCTTACTTTCTAAGCCGTGCATTATTCTCTAAACATGAGGTTAAGCTTGTTTTGTAGTCTTCCATCTCTTTGAGAGTTGTGTTTAACTGAAATCAATAGTAAGACAATCTTAGTTATGAAGATTCATGAGAGATCATTGAAAAACCCTTACTAAAATTATAAAGCAACCTGCAATTGGAGTGACTCAGTCtccttaataatttttacaGCTTCCTGCATTAAGAAAAATTGTAACATTTAAGTCAAATTGTGAGAAGCCAGCTTTTCAAAGTGAAATTCCCTAAAAAAACAGGAAGCATGCTACTTTGTCAGGTTTACCAGAGGAGGGACTTTTGGTTGAGGATGATCTTGCTGTCTCAAATTCACATCAAGAAAATAAACCATCTGCAAAAATGATTCGCTTATATGGTTTCAGATCACAGAAAATAACAAGATTAGGATGAAATATATAGCATGTACACTTAATATATTACCTGCTCACGCAGTTGAGATAGCTCTGATAGTAGCATTTCCCTCTCCCCTTCTTCATAGAAATCTTGAAATCTATGAtcgtaaaaattattttgttaaatccGCTAGACAAAGAACCAGTTGACAAGAATTTCTTAGCCAGAAAAAATATACCTTCTCAGTTGTTCTAAAAGCCTGATATTTTCTCTAGCAAAGCGAGTCACTTCTGGATTTCTCTCTAGTCTGGCTTTAAGGAGCTCAATCTCTTCAGATAATGAAGTATTCTCTTGCTGTAAATAAGCATCTGGAGGAATTAGGCCACCAACAAGTGACTCCAACCTCTGGATTTTTTCTTCCCGAAATTTCAACATCATTTTTGTGCACCTGGTGTCCTCCTCTCTTTGATTAACCTTGTGATAGATATTATTAAGGGACTCAAAGGTCAAGTGATGTGAACAACTTATAAGTTTTCTCAACAGCCATTTACTTCTCAtgaaagaaggagaagaaaattaattaaggaaccTAACTACCTAAGATTAAATAGAAAGAAGGTTCACAGTTGTAAGAGATTACCAAGCGGTTCAGTTGCTCCATCTCAGCTTCAAGTTGCTTAATTGTAGTATCTGACATCTGCTCTCTTCTCAAAGCACCAGCAAGAGTTGTCTCCAATGATCTCAGCTAAAGGAAAACAAATGATTTAAAAGGATAAAGATAAGATAAACTCGTCTGAAGGAGA
This genomic window contains:
- the LOC124944392 gene encoding kinesin-like protein KIN-12D isoform X2 — translated: MLRDYKYPRRNSKSLDSDEIENVPVNPRDSLGSQTSVDLTRPPLNTIQEPSPSKLVLDQEHGFKNSKVDRTPTKTKRKSTDSLQTPDNPFLPRKNRFGWAQKNESSEVFEEGRFDFSNYAVSQSSRGAGGSLAPMTTPRSTKTVGRANSEFSSTQSTPTKSVSKPLNPAPMSVPRPPVNGAPRIGSYAALSKGPSTVVNTVEVPHFDLKEDPSFWMDHSVQVLIRVRPLNSMEKGSYGYNRCLKQESVQSITWIGQPETRFTFDHVACETINQETLFRMVGLPIVENCLSGYNSCMFAYGQTGSGKTHTMLGEIDELQVRPSPNRGMTPRTFEFLFARIRAEEESRRDEKLKYNCKCSFLEIYNEQITDLLDPSSTNLSIREDVKKGVYVENLSEFEVQTVGDILTLLSQGSSNRRVAATNMNRESSRSHSVFTCVIESRWEKDNNCNLRFARLNLVDLAGSERQKSSGAEGERLKEAANINKSLSTLGHVIMVLVDVANGKMKHIPYRDSRLTFLLQDSLGGNSKTMIIANISPSICCAAETLNTLKFAQRAKLIQNNAIVNEDSSGDVIVLQHQILLLKEELSSLKRQQNVSRSLSFGMVDRLQYHENACNDKGVEIDQQHCDTFVSESKDVLMLSSKQLRSLETTLAGALRREQMSDTTIKQLEAEMEQLNRLVNQREEDTRCTKMMLKFREEKIQRLESLVGGLIPPDAYLQQENTSLSEEIELLKARLERNPEVTRFARENIRLLEQLRRFQDFYEEGEREMLLSELSQLREQMVYFLDVNLRQQDHPQPKVPPLEAVKIIKETESLQLQLNTTLKEMEDYKTSLTSCLENNARLRNEVNELRGSLNGLESAPDCSTEVIKEPIIEAKCPDSQYLKEVGNNDRMMWHETIAQHSEELVDLQLELDILKIVLREERSSYVEMEEKEKDFHRDLELVNRKLLLMTEQYENVKAEHKDATTVIEALESQQLLSIHEIEDLRNKNNLYARLLKDSDLEISSLKEKIPCNDASDPMSSNHLEGTDSPLQTKLKKMQESLEKAKRINIWYQKDRSLQACNEEEMDEVRRQAEAETAEVIVSLQDELNILQQQVNLNNQEETESKDKLMHLQADLEELHEKSSLMAQDNERLNEELQRKDEELRALSEHWELLIKEIETDLVDGHTMLDDASHQIDIISSSLPQKRAWISEQVCNIQKVVAERDLRIEDLKICLNDVNEKRNDMESMLRSLRGATLVITEAHQQDCMTKEKEIMFLKSQLSSKVSTSAILENQFMQKTEQLQKVSKCALVAFVIVNRLSEVNSMYSDELKLKDAFIHEQAAEVIEAQKQVLSLSSELSHLEETSVDLRLQLAMEKKHAGTMEQKLEDIQKEGILKMGEKVTELQNGVSELKSCMNISTEIVNGQDDDNFKGNPFPMTSNLIFDSQAKNQMKLENNILDIEDVKADVLDSSLEVHRNIPESTYEQRAPVDQIIGKDRTYRDATIILLRKEIEYALGSLKEVKAEMTKLRQEKDEALMSEKQSREKIKCLHSQLLSFEATVDNYEQQTGQKVTSLDHKLKAIQELVQETSCCWCRERELLEFELCDAKVEAEQRNFESSCILAKFEEAQDTMKEADIVINGLMIANETVKLKVEEMKKMESTLTKENNALSEEVQSLKSSCHLKDGKYQVLKEQYASDLEELKKVVVELDCIISCIMKSFMEDYAPVANDILCLKSQFKESMKLMHTWIEDVWSEIIVKDSAVSVLHLCHMGILLETVTGLNAENGLLDNGLAESNSVISELREHNSKSRDELEMCRTLKGKLLADIKKGFDRITIKEDETSELKMTLDSFEKKISDLQSQEELMLHRSKYMGSELSFLIKELDLSNSVIRASLSDQEKLLKGQEEELKLQEENLLLSLCMNDLESLILMSEIEQMAYQKANAEAKSICSATIFEDLKREMVLLEVDAAVKEHILLDKEDKHNVLQKEFDEAQSERQRLNLMISENNFELSEMRKRNKALNQDVQVLKDSVASNDNLKSKLNEVLETNVRLSFEVQELEAVRENLIYEIKARETGLEDLKSEMVLLSVYAAMKEHIWLDKEDEHHILQKEFDEAQHERHKLNLKISQNNFEISEMRKRNEALNQDVQVLKDSVASNDNLKNKLNEVLETNVRLSLEVQKLEVVREDLTYEIKARETALEDLKREMVLLEVDSTVKEHILLDKKDEHNVLQKEFDEAQRERQGLNLMISQNSFVISEMRKTNEALNQDVQVLKDSVASNDNMKRKLNEVLETNVGLSLKVQELEAVRENLIYEIKARGTALENSSESIRELEAVHESALQDLEEKRSQLASIFDIIHSINLQNDHDKVNAEMKTVQLSQSVAQNKLSSKTKDLQKHIDRFYDLKEQNTLHCVNSVENMSMLCDQVFNLLTDESTVLEKIFKEVDKELEMTSVFTKELDCLEKLADKLISENLFHETELSRKDEILKGLLFDLSLLQESASNAKDQKDEIKELTDSLHVLEGELINVTYKLDGAVANGQVLENQLEEKLGIICSLQLEIAHLSNSSNLLSVKNHELTSEISHALQVKISTEEELFEIEKVNESLERQVIEVSATIGELNYSVESLKATLNSVSTQRDDLQAELLIMKEKLETTEALAEENKTIATEAHQTAETMKQYAEEKEKEVKLLEKSVEELEYIINVLETKVDIVKGEAERQTLEREELEMELHVIKQQMNNISSNDTDIKRHLDVKENKLQEAIHRMQVHEKEIASKDSEIAQFKTHIAELNLHAEAQALEYKQKFKALEEMAEQVKTQGQSLSLTNVPSSSKLEKNGSKPKGSGSPFKCIGLGLAQQVKSENHEELTAGRFRIEELEALAASRQKEIFTLKAKLASTESMTHDVIRDLLGIKLDMTNYASLMDQQQVQKIAEKSLLHSIETQEPEVIKLRQQLNEFVEERKGWLEEIDRKQAELVAAQVALEKLHQRDRLLSAENGIFKMENANHKKKISELEDQVYKLSGQQNLQQRIHHHAKIKEENNILRSQNDEFCIKLRRTESILSRARDELAHYREMNGKSPHIDYDEEQRLSNMLKETEEERLELAQKLVGLCTSVLKAAGMTISISDVSIPLAEEALQQLMNRVSSLDRELEDVKFKNRITNERIKLSELVRPGTDENQRTPNTAPQAPFLSSLDP